TGGGCCGGATCGATCGGCAGGTACGGCACACCCCACTGCTCGTAGTCGCGACCGCGGCCCGCCGCTTCGGCATCGGCGTACAGCGCGGCGAAACCCTTCTTGATGGCGTCCTGGTGCGACCCGGAGAACGCGGTGTACACGAGGTCGCCGGCGTAGGGATGCCGCTCGTGCACCGGCAGACGGTTGCAGTACTCCGCGGTGCGACGCAGCGCGTCGATGTCGGACACGTCGAGCTTCGGGTCGACGCCCTGGCTGAACAAGTTGAGCGCCAGCGTGACCAAGTCGACGTTGCCGGTCCGCTCGCCGTTGCCGAACAGGCACCCCTCCACCCGGTCGGCCCCGGCCAGCACGCCCAGCTCGGCCGCGGCGACTGCGCAGCCGCGGTCGTTGTGGGGGTGCAGCGACAGGCGGACCGCGTCGCGGTTCTGGATGGTCCGCAGGAACCACTCGATGGTGTCGGCGTACAAGTTCGGTGTGTACATCTCGACCGTGGCCGGGAGGTTCATGATCAGCTTGCGCTCGCTGGTGGGCTCGATCACGTCGGCGACTGCGTCGCAGATCTCGACCGCGTACTCGACCTCGGTGCCGGTGTAGCTCTCGGGCGAGTACTCGTAGAACACCTCGGTACCCGGCACGGTCTCCTCGAGCTTGCGGCACATGCGCGCGGCGTTGACCGCGATCTCGGTGATGCCGTCCTTGTCGAGGCCGAACACCACCTTGCGCTGGAGCGTGGAGGTGGAGTTGTAGAAGTGCACGATCGCCCGGTGCGCCCCGGCGATCGACTCGTACGTGCGGGCGATCAGCTCGTCGCGGCACTGGGTGAGCACCTGGATGGTGACGTCCTCGGGGATCAAGTCGTCTTCGATGATCTGGCGGATGAAGTCGAAGTCGGTCTGGCTGGCCGCCGGGAACCCGACCTCGATCTCCTTGAAGCCCATGGCCACCAGCGTGTTGAACATCCGCAGCTTGCGGACCGGGTCCATCGGGTCGATCAGCGCCTGGTTGCCGTCGCGCAGGTCGACCGCGCACCACTCGGGGGCGTGGTCCTGGCGCCGGTCGGGCCACGTGCGATCCGGAAGCTCGAGCGGCACGTACGGGCGGTACTTGTCGAACGGCATCGTGCGTGGCTGCGCTGGTTCTGGCGGCATGGCTGGCTTCTCTCGTGTGGCCACTGATCTGTGGCTGGTGATTCGTGCAGTTGGTGAGGTGGTTCGTGTGACAGAGCGACGGCCCCGACGCGATCTGATCCCGAAAACGCAAGAAGCCCCCGGCCCGAGGGCACAGGAGCTTCGGCGAGCACCGGATGGTGGAGCTCGCCTACATGAGCAGGAGGAGGGTCGCGGCCGAGGTCATCGCCGACCAGTGTCTCGTCGCGGGGATCTCGTTGTCAAGAACAAAACGGGCCTTGGCATGACCCCCACGACCGAACTGGTCACGGCGGCCCGCTACCGTCGCCGCGATGCGCGGCCTGCGACGACTCGCCCTCACCTCCGCCGCGGCCATCGGCGCCGCTGTGGCGTTCCGCTGGTTGCGGGGGCCGGAGACGGCCGTGTTCGACGAACCGTGGCCCGTCGACGTGCCCTGGCCGGCGATCGAGCTGGCCGAACCGGC
This region of Acidimicrobiales bacterium genomic DNA includes:
- the leuA gene encoding 2-isopropylmalate synthase — its product is MPPEPAQPRTMPFDKYRPYVPLELPDRTWPDRRQDHAPEWCAVDLRDGNQALIDPMDPVRKLRMFNTLVAMGFKEIEVGFPAASQTDFDFIRQIIEDDLIPEDVTIQVLTQCRDELIARTYESIAGAHRAIVHFYNSTSTLQRKVVFGLDKDGITEIAVNAARMCRKLEETVPGTEVFYEYSPESYTGTEVEYAVEICDAVADVIEPTSERKLIMNLPATVEMYTPNLYADTIEWFLRTIQNRDAVRLSLHPHNDRGCAVAAAELGVLAGADRVEGCLFGNGERTGNVDLVTLALNLFSQGVDPKLDVSDIDALRRTAEYCNRLPVHERHPYAGDLVYTAFSGSHQDAIKKGFAALYADAEAAGRGRDYEQWGVPYLPIDPAHVGRTYEAVIRVNSQSGKGGVAYIMEMEHGFALPRRLQIEFSKSIQAIAEDTGTEISPLAMWDAFQDIYLPSAPSLVLRSHEVSTDDDGSTAIAAQLTVDGQPVTVHGVGNGPIAAFVAALRADAGISIDVVDYHEHSLSTGSDASAVAYVETVDDDGTTRWGVGTNPNISTASLQAVLSAAERARPPVLG